Sequence from the Thermoproteales archaeon genome:
GTAGATAACCTATCTTCCTAAAATTGTACTTAAGATTGCTCTTAATAGAGATTTGGAAGTTATAGTAGAAAATCAGAGGAATTCTTGCTTATTTAGCGAGCCTGAGAGACATCAAATTTGGGGAACACCTACAGGAATGTTTAATTTATAAGAAAATTTTAATCCTTGTCTTAACTACTTTTCCCAATACTAGAATATCGTCATTTTTTAATTTATAATGCTCACTTCCCCTTAATCTCGACATTATTTAACAAGGTTCCATTGGTACTGTTTAAATACTCTACATATAAAGTCTTGTTTATTACAAAGAATCTTAGATGTTTTCTAGAAATATATTTTAATTTTTCTTTATTTATTACGTTTTTAAAAGCTTCTCTTCCAATTATAACATCGTAACCTTTTATAGGAATTGATTCACTATTGATCTTTAATTCTGCAATTATAGGTAATGGTTTTATTTCCCTTACAAATGGAGCTGAAATTTTTTCCTCTACATAAGTAATTGAAATCTCCAGTAGCAAACGTCTACTTCTGAACTATACAAAGGAATTTTTATTAAAAATTGATGGTATGGGTGATTTAATAATAAATGATAGAAAATAAAACTTGATGATATTAGAGAACTCTGGATTCCTTCAGGACATTTTAAAATGATCGTTCCATAACTAATCGTATATGTTGGAGGAAACAAAAGGTATGTTTTAAAAGAGTGGAATATTAACGGAGTTACTTATTCAAACAAAGAACTGGAGATAGTAATCGATAAGCCAGTTGACATACCATTAATTTATGACATAGAATATTATATAAAAACAGTTTCTGATCATGGAAAAACTACAGGAGATGGATGGTATAAAAAGGATACAGAAGTTGAAATATGCATTTTAGAACCAGTTATTGAATCTCAGTCAGTAATATATCAATTTGAATACTGGCTAGATAATAAAGGAAATAAATACTACGAAGATTGCATTAAGATAAGAGTATCTGAACATTCTAATTATTGTCTATGCGGTATTAAAACACAGAAAAAGAAAGAAGTTTTACCCATTCCTCCCCCACCACCTTGATTGTACTGACTATGGCATTTGGACTGACACTATCTTTAAAATACTATGTTCTAGAGTTCAAGCTAAACCGAAAGTCTACTGGTCTACCATATTTTGCATAGATTTGCTGAAAGTAGCTAATTCTCTGATTTTCATAAATTATCTTCACCTTCTAAATACGAGTAAGTAGTTCCTATTTGAACATTTTATCAAATCAGTAATTGTCAAAATTTGTGGATAATAGCATAATTCTCTTATACCAGGACTCTATGGATATTTTGATAAGGAAAATATCAGATTATCTTAAATATTATTATGTTTGATAATGAAGTATTTGCGGCTGAAAGTACAGGCAAAGGTTTAGGGATTAAGCGTGTTTTGGAGTTAATAAATGTTTTTGAAGAAGCTTGCAGAGCTAAGAGTATAATAGTGAAGGTGAATTTTGTTTCTGCATGTACTTTATTAAGTGCTACTCCTGTTGAGGCTGTAGAGGAGTATATTAAATATTTGCGAGATTTTTGCCGGAAAAAGTTGTGATTGCAGAAGCGCCTGCTGTAGGGGGTAGTTTTAGAGATGCTCTTGATAGGTTTGGCTACTATCGATTAAAGGATTATGATGTGGAGTTTCTTGATTTAAGCGGTGATGATTATGAAGAATTTTACGTGTGGAATCGCAACCTAGATAGAAACGTGAAAGTTAAAGTATCAAAGACTATGCTTGAAAGCGATTATCTAGTATCGATTGTAAGGCCGAAAACTCACGATACCGTAATCGCTACTTTAACGATTAAAAACGTGGTTGTGGGCGCTATCTTGCCAAGTGACAGGCATAAAATACACCAGGGATACAAGGCGATAAACCTCTCCATAGCGTATCTAGCCACTTTTCTAATGCCCAAGCTTGCTCTAGTCGACGGCTATATAGGCATGGAAGGGAATGGGCCTATCGGCGGCACGCCTATTAAGCTTGGTTTGGCGCTAGGCGGGAGAAATGCTGTTGCCGTTGATGCGGCAACAGTAGCGTTGATGGGTTTTGATCCCCGCAATATCGGATATCTAAGCTATTTGTCTGAGTGGGGCTATGGATGCATAGACCCTGACAAGCTTAGAGTGGTTGGAGTAGAGAACTGGCTGAGCTACCGGAAAAGCTTCAGGCCGCACAGTTCGTACAAGTTTCAGCTTAACTGGCGGCTCACACCTCAAGAAAAGCAGAAGATAGAAAAAGAGCTTTCTGATCTGTTAAGCTGGAATCGACAGTAGCTCTACATGATGACATTCGCATAGAGTTGGAAGTGTAGAAATTGTTTGGTCTTTCTCGATAAACGGGTTATTTCTAAGATTATTCTGGTTGTGATGGGAACATTACCTTTTAGAAATGCATGAAACGGCTTTAATTTCATCGTTTGAGTATTATTTGTAATTTCCAAGTCATTTAAATTATACTGCTTACAGATCTATGAAGACCAGTAGTTATTGCCGTGAGAAAGTGACTTAGAAATATTTAATAGTTGAGGAAATCTAAGTATTTTAGAAGAGTTGATTTGGTGAAATAAATTGAAAAGTGGAGGTCATATTATAGAGCCAAATCTTCATTTTCGAAGGCATGATTCCCTGTTATATATAGAAGAGATAGGCGAGAGAGCTGTTGTTTTTACTTTGAATAATTTACGTAATTTCGCGAGGACTTATTTGGAAATACATGGAGACGAGTTTTTCTATATTGAGTATGAGCGCGGCTATAGGCTGGGGTTACTACGTTTTAATGATACATTTTCTCACATTAAGGATCCGATTGATAGACTTAAGAGGATTCTAGAGTTTTCTGAGGGGACTGGAGCCTGGCACGTGGTTGAGTGGGATTTTGATCCGAAGGCTAAGAAGGGATATGCCATAATTAAAAACTCTTACTGGGCTGAAGTTTTGAAGCCTTTTGACCGACCTGTATGTCATAACATAGCGGGCTATCTTGCCGCTATAATAGGCAGAGCTTACGGCGTGGAATTGGAGGCTGAGGAAACAGAGTGCGAGGCTAAAGGAGATAAGAGATGCTATTTCGTTATTCACGTTATATGATTAAGTATTGATTATGGCGCGTATTTTCCTATAAAAATCCAAAAGCTCCCGAACTATAGGATTGCCCAAGTTAAGCCTATACGCGCTTCGGCTTTCGCTTATTTTTACCTCCTCTAAAAAACCTTCTTTGACTAGCTCTGGTAACGCTCTGTATATGCTTCCAGGATTTTTGCTTAATCGCCTTGATATTTCATTCATATTTAGTATTTCTCCTTCATTATTGAGAAATAATTCTAGAATGCTTATGCGAAGCGATTTTCCGAAGATTCGTGACAGTATCTCTTGTTTCATGAATCTCCTCTTAACGCTATTTTCATTATTTTTACTAGCTTAATACTACTCATCAATTTTAAATATTATTTTTATCTATTTAAAATATTTTGCCTATAGGAAAATTTATATATTTACAGGCAAAATATTTACATGGTGAAATATGAACAAAAAGGCGATAACTAAGATTCAGGCTCTCATTATCGTTATTGTCGTAATTATCGCCGCTGGAGTTGCCGGCTTTTGGTATATGACTTCAATGCAGAAACCCAAAGTTGAAGAGGTTAAAGTTGGAGTAGTAATGCCTTTGTCTGGGCCAGTTGCTGAATATGCACTACATAGTAGGAGAATGGTTGAAATGTTATTCGAGGAGTATAATGCGAAAGGAGGAGTAAAGTCTTTGGGCGGAGCGAAGCTGGTTCCTGTATGGGCTGATGATAAAGGTAATCCTTCAACGGCAGTTTCTGAAGTTGAAAGATTAATAACTGTGGAAAAAGTATCTGTGATCTTCGGAGCTTTCACGTCAGGTAGTACCCTCGCTATAGCCCCTATATGCGAAAAATACGGTGTTCCATTAGTTGTGATGACCGCCTTCTCAGAGAAAATAACGAGACAAGGCTACAAGTATGTGTTTAGATCTCATGTTACGACGACACCATACATAAATTCAATGATGGATTTCATAATCAAAAAGCTTAAACCGAAAACTATAGCGCACGTCTACGAGGATAGCGTTTGGGGATCTACTAACGCGGAAATAACTAAGAAGTGGCTCGAGAATAACGCTCCAGATGTTGAAATAGTTTTATGGGAGGGTTATAGCAGGAAACCTCCAATTGATTTGACGGCTCTTGTTCTGAAGATAAAGGAGGCTAAGCCGGACGTCCTTATATGCTCATCTTATCTGCAGGATGCTATAGTTCTCATGAAAACGATGTATGAGCTAGATTGTTACGTTCCTAACATAGTGGCTATAGGCGCCGGCTTTACTGATCCAAAGTTTATCCAGGAGGTTGACAAGCTGGCGTCGGGAGTTTTTGTCGCGTGCTATGCGAACTATGATAATCCCAGAGTTAACGCTCAGGAAGTAATAAAAGCGTTCTATAACAAGTATGGTTACTGGCCTACTGGAGATGCTTTAGCCACGGCACAAGATTTTCAAGTGCTTGTGGATGCTATTGAACGGGCAGCCTCGACAGATCCTAAAGATATATACGAAGCTTTAAAGAACACTAATATACCAGAGGAGGAGGGAGTGCTTTACCCGGTTAAATTCGATGAAAACGGCGATAACGTCTACGCCTTCTCGTATGTCACGCAGATACAGAAAAACGACAAGGGAGAGCTTGAATGGTTCACTGTTTGGCCTGAAGATTATGCTACCCGCTCGATAATAACTCCGCTCTTGCCTTATGAGGATAGGCTTAATGATCCTTAAATTATATTTTCTTTTTGGTGAGCGAAATGGATGGCTTTCTTATACAGATCCTACTGAGAGGAGTACTTGTAGGCGGGATGTACGCATTATTGAGCGTTGGCTTAACGCTGATATTTGGCGTATTAGAAATTCCTCACTTCGCCTACGGAGACGTAATGATGCTGGCAATGTATACATGCTATTGGTTACAAGTGTTTACCGGAGCTTCTCTATTTCTGTCTATTATCATAGTGTTTCCTCTATACTTAGCCTTGGGCTTTATTCTTCAAAAGTTCGTCATCAATAAAATTATGGATAAGCCCGAGCTAAGTAAGATGCTGTTTATGGTGGGTTTTTCCTTGTTTCTGCAGGGGTTGGCATTGTTCGTTTGGACTGCCGATACTCGATTTGTCAAATCAGAACTTCAAAATATCTATGTTGATATTGGCGGTGGAAAAATATCGCTTACTTACATCGTTAATTTTGTCGTGGCGATGCTGTTTTTTGCCGGATTTTACCTATGGCTTCAAAAGACGTTTATGGGTAAAGCGATAAGAGCCTCGGCCCAAAACAAGGACCTTGCCTTGGTTACTGGAATTAACATACATAAAATTTTTCTCGTAAGCTTCGGCATAGCAACAGTCATGTCCGCGGTCGGAGCAGTGCTCTTTGCGCCGATATATTATGTAGGTCCCTTCGTGGGGCTCGAGCTAACGTTGAAAAGCTTTATGATAGTCGTTTTAGGAGGTTTGGGCAGTATAGAAGGCGCATTGCTGGGCGGACTTATAATAGGCGTTGTTGAAGCGCTTAGCTCGTATCTTCTCTCGTCGGAAGTTAAGGACCTCTCAGCGCTTATTATTTTCCTGCTAGTTCTTCTGTTCAAGCCTAAGGGGCTTCTCGGAAAGGAGGTTAGAGAATGATACCTAGTAAAAATCTCGCAGAGAATAAGCTTCTCTTGTTACTGACCTTTGTCATTCTTATAGTACTCCCCTTTATTGCACAGTCCCCTCTATTGCTTCACCTAGCCATTCTTATATACTTAAACATAATCATTAGCGAAGCATGGAATCTAATAGGGGGGTATGCTGGCCAAGTTTCACTAGGAAACGCTGTATTTTTCGGCGTAGGCGCTTATACCGCGGTCTTGTTGTATCTTAACCTGAATATCAATCTTTGGGTGGGACTGATCATTGGTATAATTTTCTCCGCGGTGCTTAGCGCCGTTATAGGTTACATCTGCTTTAGACTACGCGGCGTCTTCTTTGCTTTCGCTACCTTAGCAGTAGCTGAAGTTTTCAAACTACTTTTTATTATAAGAAAAGACATTACGCAAGGCCCGATGGGAGTAGTCTTACCTTACAAAGGTGACTCCATTCTAGACGTCTCGTTTGCATCGAAAACGCCATATTATCTTTTGACTTTAGCGTTTTCCGTGCTCGCCATACTTACTGTAAGCTATGTATCTAAATCTAAATTGGGGTATTATCTTCTTGCTGTAAGAGAAGATGAAGTAGCTGCGCGGTCAGTAGGTATAAACACTGTGCTCGTAAAAATTATCGCGTTCACGCTCTCAGCTATCTTAAACAGTATTGCAGGCTTCCTCTATGTGACTTACATAAGGTATATTGATCCATACGTTGCATTTGGTTTAGACATTTCTCTAATTCAAGCTTTGCTAACTATTATGGGAGGAGCTGGAACGGTTTGGGGTCCGGTTCTCGGAACAGTGATACTTATTCCTCTTCTTGAATTGTTTAGAGTTTACTTTGTCAAGTTTTCCGGAATTAATTACATGCTTCACGGCGCGCTGTTAATGATAATTATACTTCTCATGCCTCAGGGAGCTATAAGCATTGTTAGGAGGTTGATTAAATGGCTGAAATCTTAAAAATAGAAAATGTGTCTAAACGGTTTGGAGGTGTAATAGCTCTCAAAGAAGTCTCTTTTACTATAGAAAAGAGGTCTATAACTAGCCTTATAGGCCCCAATGGCGCTGGCAAAACCACGCTTTTTAATGTAGTAAATGGGTATTTGAAACCTGATGAAGGTAGAATATTCTTTAGAAATGAGAACATAACCGGCTTACCACCCCATGCGGTTTGTAAAAGAGGCATCGGCAGGACTTTTCAAAAAAATAGAGTGTTCGGCAATATGACAGTTTTAGATAATGTGATAGTGGGCGCATTACTTCACACCTCAAGCATTAAGGAGGCCGAGTCTAGAGCTTTGGAAAGTCTGAAAATAGTAGGATTGCAAGATAAGAAGGATCGTATTGTTAAAAACCTCACTATCCTAGAGCGGAAGATAGTGGAGCTGGCGAGGGCTTTATCTACAAAGCCTGCTCTGCTCCTCTTGGATGAAATAGCGGCAGGGTTAACGGAGGCAGAAATAAACTGGCTTTTAAAGCTGCTAAAAGATTTAAACTCGGATCTTGGCATAACGCTTTTCGTTGTTGAGCATGTTCTTAAATTTGTGATGAACATATCTGATAAAGTAATAGTTCTCGATCATGGAGTTAAGATCGCTGAGGGCTCGCCAGAAGAAATTGCTTCCAATAGGAAGGTTATAGAAGCTTATATTGGAGGTGAAAATAGTGCTTAAAGTTGAAAAATTGTGTTCTGGATATGGCGAGTTAAAGATCTTGGACAATGTATCTATAGAAGTGGGCAAAAAGGAGGCTGTAGCGATTATAGGCAGTAACGGTGCTGGAAAAACGACTCTGCTTAAGACGCTTGCCGGTCTAATTATACCCTGGGAAGGCAAGATAATATATAACGGTGTGGAAATTACGCGAACACCGCCCTATGAAAGAGTTAAACTAGGTATTTCGTACGTTCCCTGTGAAAAATCTATTTTTCCATACATGACCGTTTTGGAGAATCTGGAAATGGGCTGCTATAACAGAAGAGCTAGAGAAAAAATGGATGATTTACTCGAGCGGGTATTTCAATTATTTCCCATGCTAGAGGAAAGAAAGAATCAGCTTGCCGGAACCTTGAGCGGTGGAGAGCAAAGAATGCTTACGTTAGCGAGAGGTTTGATGTCTATGCCTTCTCTTCTGATGCTCGATGAGCCTTCATTCGGCTTAGCGCCTAAAATTGTAAAACAGTTTTACGATACATTATC
This genomic interval carries:
- a CDS encoding ABC transporter ATP-binding protein — encoded protein: MVLKVEKLCSGYGELKILDNVSIEVGKKEAVAIIGSNGAGKTTLLKTLAGLIIPWEGKIIYNGVEITRTPPYERVKLGISYVPCEKSIFPYMTVLENLEMGCYNRRAREKMDDLLERVFQLFPMLEERKNQLAGTLSGGEQRMLTLARGLMSMPSLLMLDEPSFGLAPKIVKQFYDTLSIIKGEGLSILLVEQKAQYALNFTERAYLLDNGKIILSGFSQELLDNEYVKKAYLGVI
- a CDS encoding ABC transporter substrate-binding protein; this translates as MNKKAITKIQALIIVIVVIIAAGVAGFWYMTSMQKPKVEEVKVGVVMPLSGPVAEYALHSRRMVEMLFEEYNAKGGVKSLGGAKLVPVWADDKGNPSTAVSEVERLITVEKVSVIFGAFTSGSTLAIAPICEKYGVPLVVMTAFSEKITRQGYKYVFRSHVTTTPYINSMMDFIIKKLKPKTIAHVYEDSVWGSTNAEITKKWLENNAPDVEIVLWEGYSRKPPIDLTALVLKIKEAKPDVLICSSYLQDAIVLMKTMYELDCYVPNIVAIGAGFTDPKFIQEVDKLASGVFVACYANYDNPRVNAQEVIKAFYNKYGYWPTGDALATAQDFQVLVDAIERAASTDPKDIYEALKNTNIPEEEGVLYPVKFDENGDNVYAFSYVTQIQKNDKGELEWFTVWPEDYATRSIITPLLPYEDRLNDP
- a CDS encoding helix-turn-helix domain-containing protein — protein: MKQEILSRIFGKSLRISILELFLNNEGEILNMNEISRRLSKNPGSIYRALPELVKEGFLEEVKISESRSAYRLNLGNPIVRELLDFYRKIRAIINT
- a CDS encoding DUF362 domain-containing protein; translation: MPEKVVIAEAPAVGGSFRDALDRFGYYRLKDYDVEFLDLSGDDYEEFYVWNRNLDRNVKVKVSKTMLESDYLVSIVRPKTHDTVIATLTIKNVVVGAILPSDRHKIHQGYKAINLSIAYLATFLMPKLALVDGYIGMEGNGPIGGTPIKLGLALGGRNAVAVDAATVALMGFDPRNIGYLSYLSEWGYGCIDPDKLRVVGVENWLSYRKSFRPHSSYKFQLNWRLTPQEKQKIEKELSDLLSWNRQ
- a CDS encoding FHA domain-containing protein, with protein sequence MLLEISITYVEEKISAPFVREIKPLPIIAELKINSESIPIKGYDVIIGREAFKNVINKEKLKYISRKHLRFFVINKTLYVEYLNSTNGTLLNNVEIKGK
- a CDS encoding branched-chain amino acid ABC transporter permease produces the protein MSEMDGFLIQILLRGVLVGGMYALLSVGLTLIFGVLEIPHFAYGDVMMLAMYTCYWLQVFTGASLFLSIIIVFPLYLALGFILQKFVINKIMDKPELSKMLFMVGFSLFLQGLALFVWTADTRFVKSELQNIYVDIGGGKISLTYIVNFVVAMLFFAGFYLWLQKTFMGKAIRASAQNKDLALVTGINIHKIFLVSFGIATVMSAVGAVLFAPIYYVGPFVGLELTLKSFMIVVLGGLGSIEGALLGGLIIGVVEALSSYLLSSEVKDLSALIIFLLVLLFKPKGLLGKEVRE
- a CDS encoding ABC transporter ATP-binding protein yields the protein MAEILKIENVSKRFGGVIALKEVSFTIEKRSITSLIGPNGAGKTTLFNVVNGYLKPDEGRIFFRNENITGLPPHAVCKRGIGRTFQKNRVFGNMTVLDNVIVGALLHTSSIKEAESRALESLKIVGLQDKKDRIVKNLTILERKIVELARALSTKPALLLLDEIAAGLTEAEINWLLKLLKDLNSDLGITLFVVEHVLKFVMNISDKVIVLDHGVKIAEGSPEEIASNRKVIEAYIGGENSA
- a CDS encoding branched-chain amino acid ABC transporter permease yields the protein MIPSKNLAENKLLLLLTFVILIVLPFIAQSPLLLHLAILIYLNIIISEAWNLIGGYAGQVSLGNAVFFGVGAYTAVLLYLNLNINLWVGLIIGIIFSAVLSAVIGYICFRLRGVFFAFATLAVAEVFKLLFIIRKDITQGPMGVVLPYKGDSILDVSFASKTPYYLLTLAFSVLAILTVSYVSKSKLGYYLLAVREDEVAARSVGINTVLVKIIAFTLSAILNSIAGFLYVTYIRYIDPYVAFGLDISLIQALLTIMGGAGTVWGPVLGTVILIPLLELFRVYFVKFSGINYMLHGALLMIIILLMPQGAISIVRRLIKWLKS